One window from the genome of Gimesia aquarii encodes:
- the hemG gene encoding protoporphyrinogen oxidase, producing MNQPPPHSAQSKRVAIVGGGITGLSAAHRLLELADEHGQSIEITVFESQPAAGGWIGTIDQKDYLIDTGADMFITNKPAAIELCKRLGLEEELIKTNPRYRGALILKDGKPVPVPLGFELMTPSRIGPMVKTPLLSPLGKLRMGLEYLIPRRQSPSGLDQDDESLADFVKRRFGQEALTRLIQPLVAGIYTSDPEKLSLRATLPRFLDMERDQRSLIKAIRKQKRETKSGDATGARYGLFAAFRGGMQTLTHKLAERLSERGSVLYGHRVTKVSPSQPAGYEVTVEESNAPPQTQQFDAVIFTTAAPHTAKMTDHFAPELSQLLNKIEYASTAIMLSVHRLEDIRHPLNAYGLVIPAAEQRKIFAVAFASRKFPGRAPEGCVQLRTFVGGAMQPEMLEYSDEELKTIVRTELEDILGVTGDPLFSKLLRHNQSMPQYHLGHLELVEQIEQQAANYPALELAGNAYRGVGIPDCILSAEQAAERLFSSFNS from the coding sequence ATGAATCAACCTCCTCCACATTCAGCACAATCCAAACGAGTCGCGATCGTCGGGGGAGGCATTACCGGTTTGTCTGCCGCACATCGCTTGTTGGAACTTGCTGATGAGCACGGGCAGTCAATTGAGATCACGGTCTTTGAATCCCAACCAGCCGCCGGAGGTTGGATCGGCACGATTGATCAGAAAGACTATCTGATCGACACCGGCGCCGACATGTTTATCACCAATAAACCGGCGGCGATCGAACTTTGTAAACGGCTGGGACTGGAAGAGGAGCTGATTAAGACCAACCCCCGATATCGAGGCGCTTTGATTCTAAAAGACGGCAAACCCGTTCCGGTTCCATTGGGATTTGAGTTGATGACGCCCTCTCGCATCGGACCTATGGTTAAGACCCCGCTATTGAGCCCATTAGGAAAGTTACGCATGGGGCTGGAATATTTGATTCCTCGCCGGCAGAGCCCCTCGGGATTAGATCAGGATGATGAAAGCCTGGCCGATTTTGTCAAACGTCGTTTCGGACAGGAAGCGTTGACTCGATTGATTCAGCCTCTGGTCGCGGGAATTTATACTTCCGATCCAGAGAAGTTAAGTTTACGTGCCACCCTGCCTCGCTTTCTGGATATGGAACGCGACCAGCGTAGTTTGATTAAAGCGATTCGCAAACAGAAACGAGAAACAAAATCGGGCGATGCCACCGGCGCGCGTTACGGATTATTCGCTGCGTTCCGTGGAGGCATGCAGACGTTGACTCACAAACTGGCTGAAAGACTCTCCGAGCGTGGTTCTGTTTTGTATGGTCATCGTGTCACTAAGGTCTCCCCTTCACAGCCAGCGGGCTACGAGGTGACTGTGGAAGAATCAAATGCTCCCCCGCAAACACAACAGTTCGATGCCGTGATCTTTACAACCGCAGCGCCCCACACCGCAAAGATGACAGATCACTTTGCACCCGAGCTATCCCAATTATTGAACAAAATCGAATACGCTTCGACAGCAATCATGTTAAGCGTCCATCGACTTGAAGACATTCGACATCCGTTGAACGCGTATGGTCTTGTGATTCCCGCAGCCGAACAACGCAAGATATTTGCCGTCGCATTCGCCAGTCGAAAGTTCCCAGGTCGTGCTCCTGAAGGTTGTGTGCAACTTCGCACATTCGTCGGCGGCGCGATGCAGCCAGAGATGCTGGAGTATTCCGACGAGGAGTTAAAAACAATTGTCCGAACCGAATTAGAAGACATTCTAGGCGTCACCGGCGATCCGCTCTTTTCAAAATTACTCAGGCATAATCAATCCATGCCACAATATCATTTGGGGCATCTTGAACTGGTCGAACAAATCGAACAACAGGCGGCAAACTACCCGGCTCTGGAATTAGCGGGCAACGCTTATCGCGGCGTTGGCATTCCCGATTGTATCCTTAGTGCGGAACAGGCCGCAGAGAGATTGTTCTCTTCGTTCAACTCATAA